One window of Nakaseomyces glabratus chromosome A, complete sequence genomic DNA carries:
- the ARH1 gene encoding NADPH-adrenodoxin reductase (CAGL0A03014g~Ortholog(s) have NADP binding, NADPH-adrenodoxin reductase activity, ferredoxin-NADP+ reductase activity, flavin adenine dinucleotide binding activity and role in cellular iron ion homeostasis, ubiquinone biosynthetic process): MIFIRQLSSQVERKSVSVVGSGPSGFYTAYHLLSKSPIPLHVTIWEKLPVPFGLSRYGVAPDHPEVKNCEDTFTNCAEQYISGEINDKNPLGHKFDFIGGVKIGEDVPLKTLIDNQDAVILSYGCGGDKRLGIPGETDTAGVLSSREFVSWYNGHPDFASKEKLNSFDWSRVKNVAIIGNGNVALDISRVLLSNGIPEIWDKTDISKHALNILKHAPIETVKMIARRDFIHSKFTNKEFRELWELEKYGIKGHISSKYFSEDMFDFEKHQGSPLYDRAFKRRVEMCSEYLKPFDQRLKKNYKKFPPVNPIGKEWELDYLKSPVEIIKDDSSGKIKGLKLTENEVTQDNKVISTGKTLQYEVDLLITSLGYGGIPLQDFKTLDIGFHDSRGHIINNNGKVLDNKGQVVPHLYTSGWIRKGSQGVIASTMMDAFEVGDNVLADLYATRDTYKHTDLAQLLRTHRHTTWFDWQRIDKHERDAGSAEGRPRAKIEDKEEMLEYAQ, from the coding sequence ATGATATTTATAAGGCAGCTCAGTAGCCAGGTTGAAAGGAAATCTGTCTCAGTGGTAGGATCCGGTCCGTCTGGGTTCTACACGGCTTACCATCTATTATCGAAGTCCCCAATCCCCTTGCATGTTACCATATGGGAGAAGTTGCCGGTGCCGTTTGGGCTTAGCAGATATGGTGTGGCGCCAGACCATCCTGAGGTGAAGAATTGTGAGGATACGTTCACTAACTGTGCAGAGCAATATATCAGCGGCGAGATCAATGACAAGAATCCCCTGGGTCATAAGTTTGATTTTATCGGTGGTGTGAAAATAGGTGAGGATGTCCCTTTGAAGACATTGATAGATAATCAGGACGCAGTCATACTGAGCTATGGGTGTGGTGGAGATAAACGGTTAGGTATACCGGGGGAGACAGATACTGCAGGAGTTCTATCAAGCAGAGAATTTGTCAGTTGGTATAACGGACACCCAGATTTTGCCAGTAAAGAGAAACTAAATTCATTTGATTGGTCTCGAGTTAAGAATGTCGCTATCATTGGTAATGGTAATGTGGCACTTGATATATCAAGAGTGCTCTTGAGCAACGGAATCCCAGAGATATGGGACAAGACGGATATCTCTAAGCATGCACTAAACATTTTGAAACATGCTCCGATAGAGACTGTAAAGATGATTGCCAGAAGAGATTTTATCCACTCAAAATTTACCAACAAGGAGTTCAGAGAGCTCTGGGAACTAGAGAAGTATGGTATCAAGGGACACATATCATCTAAATACTTCAGTGAGGACATGTTTGATTTCGAGAAGCATCAGGGTTCACCTCTATATGATCGGGCGTTTAAGAGAAGAGTGGAGATGTGCTCTGAATATTTGAAGCCGTTTGATCAAAGGTTGAAGAAAAACTATAAGAAATTTCCACCTGTGAATCCCATTGGTAAAGAATGGGAGTTGGATTATTTAAAGAGTCCCGTCGAGATCATTAAGGATGATTCCAGTGGGAAGATTAAGGGTTTAAAGCTAACAGAAAATGAAGTCACACAGGATAACAAGGTCATCTCGACTGGGAAGACATTGCAGTACGAAGTTGATTTATTGATTACTTCCTTGGGTTACGGTGGAATACCTTTACAGGATTTCAAAACATTGGACATTGGGTTCCATGATTCTAGAGGCCACATAATAAACAACAACGGCAAAGTTCTGGATAACAAAGGACAAGTCGTGCCACATCTATACACATCTGGATGGATACGGAAGGGCAGTCAAGGTGTGATAGCCAGTACAATGATGGATGCCTTCGAAGTGGGCGACAACGTACTGGCTGATCTATACGCTACCCGTGATACATATAAACATACAGACTTAGCGCAGCTGCTCAGAACGCACAGACACACAACATGGTTCGACTGGCAACGGATCGACAAGCACGAACGCGACGCAGGGTCCGCAGAAGGGAGACCTAGAGCCAAGATAGAGGACAAAGAGGAGATGTTAGAGTATGCTCAATAG
- the ATP17 gene encoding F1F0 ATP synthase subunit f (CAGL0A03036g~Ortholog(s) have proton-transporting ATP synthase activity, rotational mechanism activity and role in ATP synthesis coupled proton transport) produces MIFKRAVSTLIPPKVVSAQQLGAAPNAKRIANVVSFYKSLPQGPATAANNAGYGRFLGKYKSKYYDGENASGKPIWHLSLAVITFGYSLEYFFHLRHHKDH; encoded by the coding sequence ATGATATTCAAGCGTGCTGTGTCTACATTGATTCCACCAAAGGTTGTTTCTGCACAGCAACTGGGGGCCGCTCCAAATGCTAAGCGTATTGCCAATGTTGTGAGTTTCTACAAGAGTCTACCACAGGGACCAGCTACTGCAGCCAACAATGCTGGCTACGGCAGGTTTTTGGGCAAGTACAAGAGCAAGTACTATGATGGCGAGAATGCCAGCGGTAAGCCAATCTGGCACTTGTCCCTAGCGGTTATCACTTTTGGATACTCCCTAGAGTACTTTTTCCACTTGAGACACCACAAGGACCATTAG
- the LSM6 gene encoding U4/U6-U5 snRNP complex subunit LSM6 (CAGL0A03051g~Ortholog(s) have RNA binding activity and role in mRNA splicing, via spliceosome, maturation of SSU-rRNA), with protein MFTSISSLYSTWSKVPRGEANKMCRGKQSREYIYRAMAEESVSTQFLSNIIGKPVHVKLYSGMLYSGVLESIDGFMNVALSETREHYEHPNNNLLKKYASDVFLRGTQVMYISEA; from the exons ATGTTCACTAGTATCAGTAGCTTGTATTCGACTTGGAGCAAAGTGCCTAGAGGTGAAGCAAATAAGATGTGCCGT GGTAAGCAAAGCAGAGAATATATTTATCGAGCCATGGCTGAAGAGAGTGTGTCGACGCAGTTTCTGTCCAACATTATCGGCAAGCCCGTGCATGTGAAGCTGTACAGTGGTATGCTGTACAGCGGAGTGCTGGAGAGCATCGACGGGTTCATGAACGTCGCATTGAGCGAGACCCGTGAGCACTACGAGCATCCAAACAACAACCTATTGAAGAAGTACGCCAGCGATGTGTTTCTGAGAGGTACCCAGGTGATGTACATCAGCGAAGCCTAG